Proteins found in one Camelus bactrianus isolate YW-2024 breed Bactrian camel chromosome 5, ASM4877302v1, whole genome shotgun sequence genomic segment:
- the SLC16A14 gene encoding monocarboxylate transporter 14, with translation MYTSHEDIGYDFEDDPKDKKTLKPHPNIDGGWAWMMVLSSFFVHILIMGSQMALGVLNVEWLEEFHQSRGLTAWVSSLSMGVTLIVGPFIGLFINTCGCRRTAIIGGLLNSLGWVLSAYAANVHYLFITFGVAAGFGSGMAYLPAVVMVGRYFQKRRALAQGLSTTGTGFGTFLMTVLLKYLCAEYGWRNAMFIQGAVSLNLCVCGALMRPLSPGLDGEDPGGKKPHVLRAHSTESVGSSGQMGGAEEKGGGPGTEDAVGDAAAQACPEKAALGKNMCALRVLKAVSQLTVRVRRGFRDWYSGYFGAASLFTNRMFVAFIFWALFAYSSFVIPFIHLPEIVNLYNLSEQNDVFPLTSIIAIVHIFGKVILGVVADLPCISVWNVFLMANFTLVLSIFILPLMHTYAGLAVICALIGFSSGYFSLMPVVTEDLVGIEHLANAYGIIICANGISALLGPPFAGWIYDITQKYDFSFYICGLLYMVGILFLLVQPCIQIIEQSRKKYMDGATV, from the exons ATGTATACAAGTCATGAAGACATTGGGTATGATTTTGAAGATGACCCCAAGGATAAGAAGACACTTAAACCCCACCCAAACATTGATGGTGGATGGGCTTGGATGATggtcctttcctctttctttgtgcACATCCTCATCATGGGCTCCCAGATGGCCCTGGGAGTCCTCAACGTGGAGTGGCTTGAAGAGTTCCATCAGAGCCGTGGCCTGACGGCGTGGGTCAGCTCCCTCAGCATGGGCGTCACCTTGATCGTGG GACCTTTCATCGGCTTGTTCATCAACACGTGCGGGTGCCGCCGGACGGCGATCATCGGAGGGCTGCTGAACTCGCTGGGCTGGGTGCTGAGCGCCTACGCCGCTAACGTGCACTACCTCTTTATTACCTTCGGAGTCGCAGCCG GCTTCGGCAGCGGGATGGCCTACCTGCCGGCCGTGGTCATGGTGGGGAGGTACTTCCAGAAGAGGCGCGCGCTGGCCCAGGGCCTCAGCACCACCGGGACCGGGTTCGGCACGTTCCTCATGACGGTGCTGCTGAAGTACCTGTGCGCGGAGTACGGGTGGCGGAACGCCATGTTCATCCAAGGCGCCGTCTCCCTGAACCTGTGTGTCTGCGGCGCGCTCATGCGGCCCCTCTCTCCTGGGCTGGACGGAGAGGACCCGGGAGGGAAAAAGCCGCACGTCCTCCGGGCTCACTCCACGGAATCGGTCGGGTCCAGCGGACAGATGGGCGGAGCGGAAGAGAAGGGTGGCGGCCCGGGCACCGAGGACGCCGTCGGGGACGCGGCAGCCCAGGCGTGCCCGGAGAAGGCGGCGCTCGGAAAGAACATGTGCGCCCTGCGGGTCCTGAAGGCGGTGAGCCAGCTGACCGTGCGGGTCCGCAGGGGCTTCCGGGACTGGTACTCCGGCTACTTTGGGGCCGCTTCGCTCTTTACTAATCGGATGTTTGTCGCCTTTATTTTCTGGGCTCTGTTTGCCTACAGCAGCTTTGTCATCCCTTTCATTCACCTCCCCGAAATAGTCAATTTGTATAATTTATCGGAGCAAAACGATGTTTTCCCTCTGACTTCGATTATAGCAATAGTTCATATCTTTGGGAAAGTGATCCTGGGCGTTGTGGCCGACCTGCCGTGCATCAGCGTCTGGAATGTCTTCCTGATGGCCAACTTCACCCTGGTCCTCAGTATTTTCATTCTGCCCCTGATGCACACGTACGCTGGCCTGGCGGTCATCTGCGCCCTGATAGGGTTTTCCAGCGGTTACTTCTCCCTGATGCCCGTGGTGACTGAAGACTTGGTGGGGATTGAGCACCTGGCCAACGCCTACGGCATCATCATCTGTGCTAACGGCATCTCCGCCTTGCTGGGACCGCCTTTTGCAG gGTGGATCTATGACATCAcacaaaaatatgatttttccTTCTATATATGCGGTTTACTTTACATGGTAGGAATCCTCTTTCTACTTGTTCAACCATGTATTCAAATTATAGAGcaatccagaaaaaaatacatggatGGTGCAACTGTTTAG